Proteins from a single region of Thermodesulfobacteriota bacterium:
- a CDS encoding ammonia-forming cytochrome c nitrite reductase subunit c552, giving the protein MKRSVLFPVVAMGIALLAFHVSGAAAAAGGDIGTEAAIYGPMTVRAVPKAAKPVERPVAEKSCFECHDEIKALKEGGKHAKINCANCHDGTAEHLKDEAKRPVTRVDLETCGRCHPDQYASQNTLNLKKAARTEKSLLTERSPNPFWDKLMMGHGFTKEHANPRSHAYMLLDQFVVDRAFGGRFQPKNGWGYVSVPGPVKVWDILEDRYPGNTEHKPFLPESAAAANPTCMQCKTQDQILKWKYMGDKDPKAKWDRTSNVVEFVKDLNNAMNCYICHDPHAAKPRIVRDGLIQALTRPEKDTLWHKDPNPTKIEVKEFRDGYRKIALLEKYDANLQCGQCHVEYNCNPGFDPKTGEYSIKAADQRTNHFPFKNVLGIYDHYNALGFRDFRHTLTGGLLWKAQHPEAETYWGSVHDKVGAKCNSCHMPKVRNAKGKVYTSHWQTSPKNYLRQTCLTSKCHPNLTEHQAIYEIESIRNYTKGKMRKAEFWISELIDRIVEGKNAGLPADVMKEAQEQHQKAHVLWEWWTAENSDGFHNPALARESLTRSVEESRKGIKIIGDAMAKKAAAK; this is encoded by the coding sequence ATGAAACGGTCAGTGCTGTTTCCGGTCGTCGCGATGGGGATTGCGCTCCTTGCCTTCCATGTGTCCGGCGCCGCGGCCGCGGCCGGAGGCGATATCGGGACGGAGGCCGCGATCTACGGACCGATGACCGTGCGCGCCGTGCCGAAGGCCGCGAAACCGGTAGAGCGCCCGGTGGCGGAAAAAAGCTGCTTCGAGTGCCACGACGAGATCAAGGCGCTCAAGGAAGGCGGAAAGCACGCGAAGATCAACTGCGCGAACTGCCACGACGGGACGGCGGAACACCTGAAGGACGAGGCGAAGCGCCCCGTGACGCGCGTCGACCTCGAGACGTGCGGGCGCTGCCACCCGGATCAGTACGCCAGCCAGAACACCCTGAACCTGAAGAAGGCGGCCCGGACCGAGAAGTCGCTGCTCACGGAGCGCTCCCCGAACCCGTTCTGGGACAAGCTGATGATGGGTCACGGCTTCACCAAGGAGCATGCCAATCCCCGCAGCCACGCCTACATGCTCCTCGACCAGTTCGTCGTGGACCGCGCCTTCGGCGGCCGGTTCCAGCCGAAGAATGGCTGGGGATACGTCTCCGTCCCGGGGCCCGTGAAGGTCTGGGACATCCTCGAGGACCGGTACCCTGGCAACACGGAGCACAAGCCTTTCCTCCCCGAGAGCGCCGCGGCGGCGAACCCCACCTGCATGCAGTGCAAAACGCAGGACCAGATCCTGAAGTGGAAGTATATGGGGGACAAGGACCCCAAGGCGAAGTGGGACCGCACCTCCAACGTGGTGGAGTTCGTGAAGGATTTGAACAACGCGATGAACTGCTACATCTGCCACGACCCCCACGCCGCGAAGCCGCGGATCGTCCGGGACGGCCTGATCCAGGCGCTCACGCGGCCGGAGAAGGACACGCTCTGGCACAAGGACCCCAATCCCACGAAGATCGAGGTGAAGGAGTTCCGCGACGGCTACCGGAAGATCGCCCTGCTGGAAAAGTACGACGCGAACCTCCAGTGCGGTCAATGCCACGTCGAGTACAACTGCAACCCCGGCTTCGACCCGAAGACGGGGGAATACTCGATCAAGGCGGCGGACCAACGGACCAACCACTTCCCGTTCAAGAATGTCTTGGGGATCTACGACCACTACAACGCGCTGGGCTTCCGCGACTTCCGGCACACGCTGACCGGCGGGCTGCTCTGGAAGGCGCAGCACCCCGAGGCGGAGACGTACTGGGGATCGGTGCATGACAAGGTGGGCGCCAAGTGCAACTCCTGCCACATGCCGAAGGTGCGCAACGCCAAGGGGAAGGTGTACACCTCCCACTGGCAGACCAGCCCGAAGAACTACCTGCGGCAGACCTGCCTGACGTCGAAGTGCCACCCGAACCTGACCGAGCACCAGGCGATCTACGAGATCGAGTCGATCCGCAACTACACGAAGGGGAAGATGCGCAAGGCGGAGTTCTGGATCTCCGAGCTGATCGACAGGATCGTCGAGGGGAAGAACGCGGGGCTGCCCGCAGACGTCATGAAAGAGGCGCAGGAGCAGCACCAGAAGGCGCACGTCCTGTGGGAGTGGTGGACGGCGGAGAATTCCGACGGCTTCCACAACCCGGCGCTGGCCCGCGAATCGTTGACGCGCTCCGTCGAGGAGTCGCGCAAGGGAATAAAGATCATCGGCGACGCCATGGCGAAGAAAGCCGCGGCGAAGTAA